The Salvelinus namaycush isolate Seneca chromosome 1, SaNama_1.0, whole genome shotgun sequence genome has a window encoding:
- the LOC120028650 gene encoding transforming acidic coiled-coil-containing protein 1-like has translation MSWGSLLSPVQWAKGTWSAVRGGGEDEGEEGAPGTNDGENSDSEGNFETPEAESPGLLNDLTQLDNSAHTVLTRDVGQLTPRLVLDRNSDQDVYPASLQEVQDALNNLNSSSPSLSGAGLDQNLNLRLISRPGEGLSPSPLPQPRALRPASLPVHNFPDPAEVDDLSPITYDPNGNMNSDPNSLTPELDRPDSDRQSPRMSTDIMKSCKVKKLDNQTPLQNTSGEDNDHRKGHATDEEKLASTTGLRADRDHNELNVSARPESDCCSMYEDPCQLKNAKLGGSNTQKKTGSEVLDSICISEEEKMAVLTLIREEIITKETEASDWRRKYEDSRQEVMEMRKIVAEYEKTIAQMIEDEQRNTMSAQKSLQAVTMEKELALADLNSVERSLSDMFRRYENMKSTLDGFKKNEEVLKKCAQEYLARVKQEEQRYQTLKLHAEEKLDKANQDIAQVRSKASSESVALTASLRKEQMRVDSLERALQQKAEEIEELTKICDELIAKMGRTD, from the exons ATGTCCTGGGGGTCTTTGCTGTCTCCGGTCCAGTGGGCCAAAGGGACTTGGTCAGCTGTACgggggggaggggaggatgagggggaggagggagcgcCCGGAAccaatgatggagaaaa ttcggACTCAGAAGGGAACTTTGAGACCCCAGAGGCGGAGTCTCCTGGTCTGCTGAATGACCTGACCCAGCTGGATAACTCTGCCCACACTG TCCTCACCAGAGATGTCGGACAGCTGACGCCCCGCCTCGTCCTGGACAGAAACTCCGATCAGGATGTTTATCCCGCGTCCCTACAGGAAGTCCAAGATGCCCTAAACAACCTCAATAGCTCCTCCCCTTCTCTGAGTGGAGCAGGTTTAGACCAGAACCTGAACCTGAGGTTGATCTCAAGACCTGGAGAAGGTCTCTCCCCGTCCCCTCTGCCCCAGCCCCGCGCCCTACGCCCTGCCTCGCTCCCTGTCCACAACTTCCCTGACCCCGCCGAGGTTGATGACCTTTCTCCTATCACCTATGACCCCAACGGCAACATGAACTCTGACCCCAACAGCCTGACCCCTGAACTGGACAGACCGgactcagacagacagtcacctagGATGAGCACGGACATCAT GAAGTCCTGTAAAGTGAAGAAGCTGGACAACCAGACTCCGTTACAGAACACCAGCGGAGAG GACAACGACCATCGCAAAGGTCATGCTACAGACGAGGAGAAACTAGCCAGCACGACAGGACTCAGAGCAGATAGAGACCACAACG AGCTGAATGTGTCAGCCAGACCAGAGTCAGACTGCTGTTCTATG TATGAGGACCCCTGCCAGCTGAAGAACGCCAAGCTGGGAGGAAGTAACACGCAGAAGAAGACAGGAAGTGAGGTTCTAGACTCCATTTGCATCAGCGAGGAGGAGAAAATGGCTGTTCTCACCCTTATCAGAGAGGAG ATCATCACTAAGGAGACGGAGGCCAGTGACTGGAGGAGAAAGTACGAGGACAGCAGACAGGAAGTCATGGAGATGAG GAAGATTGTGGCAGAGTATGAGAAGACCATCGCCCAGATGATTG AGGATGAACAGCGCAACACCATGAGCGCCCAGAAGTCTTTGCAGGCTGTAACCATGGAGAAGGAGTTGGCGCTAGCCGACCTGAACTCGGTAGAGCGCTCGCTGTCCGACATGTTCCGCCGCTACGAGAACATGAAGAGCACCCTGGACGGCTTCAAGAAG AATGAGGAGGTGTTGAAGAAGTGTGCTCAGGAGTATCTGGCCAGAGTCAAGCAGGAGGAGCAGAGATACCAGACGCTCAAACTCCACGCTGAGGAAAAACTAGACAA GGCTAATCAGGACATAGCCCAGGTACGCAGCAAGGCCAGCTCTGAGAGTGTTGCTCTGACCGCCAGCCTGAGGAAGGAGCAGATGAGGGTGGACTCTCTGGAGAGAGCCCTGCAGCAGAAG GCCGAGGAAATCGAGGAGCTCACCAAGATCTGTGACGAGCTCATCGCCAAGATGGGTAGAACAGACT